TCGCCGGCCCACACCAGCCGCTCACCGAACGGCGTGAGTTTCGAGCCTTTGCCGCGCTGGGTCTCGACCAAGGGCGTGCCGAAGAACTCCGACCATTGCTCGATCAGATTCCAGACATGCCGGTAGGAGAGGTGCGCGTCGCTCGCCGCACTCGTGATCTTTCCGGTCTTCCGGATCTCGTTGAGCACGCCGAGCATGACGACGGCGGTGCGCGGGCTGCCCTCGCGGCGAAACCGCCAGACGGCCTCGATCTCGATCTGAAGCATCTGACATCCTTATGAACTGCGCTTCATATGTGGGGCGTCCATTTGCAGAAGATATCATATTTACTACCGCAATCGGGCGCCTAGTCTGGTATACCAGATCAGGAGGAAATATGATGTCTGTTGCATATGATTTTGCGCATTCGCCGGCCACCGAGTTCATGGCCCGGCCGCAGCATCTGCTCATCGACGGCCGCCGCGTCCCCGCGAGCTCCGGCCGTACCTTCAAATCCCTCAATCCCGCCACCGGCCAGGTGATCGCCACCATCGCCGAGGGCGGCGAGGCCGATGTCGAGCATGCGGTCGCAGCTGCCCGCCGCGCCTTCGAAGGCCCGTGGCGGACGATGCGGGCCTCCGAGCGTGGCCAGATCCTGCTGCGCTGGGCCGACCTGCTCAAGCGCAACGCCGAAGAGATTATCGAGCTCGAGTCGATTGATGCCGGCAAGCCGATCTCCGCGACGATGCGCCAGGACTTTCCGGCGGCGGTCGACACGCTGATCTATTACGCCGGCTGGGCCGACAAAATCAGCGGCGACGTCGTGCCGGTGCGCGACGATGCCCTGACCTACACCATGCGTGAGCCGGTCGGCGTGGTCGCGGCGATCGTGCCGTGGAATTTCCCGCTGATGATCGGCATGTGGAAGCTCGCCCCGGCACTCGCCTGCGGCTGCACCGTGGTGATGAAGCCGGCCGAGTTGACCTCGCTGTCGGCGCTGCGCATCGCCGAGCTCGCGCTCGAAGCCGGTCTTCCGGCGGGCGTCTTCAACGTCGTCACCGGTCCCGGCCGCGTCGTCGGCGACGCGCTGGTCAATCACCCTGATGTCGACAAGGTCACCTTCACCGGCTCGCCTGGCGTGGGCCGCGGAATCATGAAAGGCGCGGCGAGCAACTTCAAGCGCGTCTCGCTCGAGCTCGGCGGCAAGTCGGCCAATGTCATCTTCGACGACGCTGATCTGGAAGCAGCCTCCAAGGCCGCGGCCTCCGGCATCTTCTTCAATGCCGGCCAGGTCTGCTCGGCCGGCTCCCGCGTGCTGGTGCAGGAGAGGGCCTATGACGAGGTCGTCGAGCGGCTCGCGGCGCGCGCGAAGTCGATCAAGATCGGCGATCCGCTCGACCGCAAGACGGCGCTTGGTCCCGTGATCTCCGAGAAGCAGATGAAGTCGATCCTCGACTATGTCGACATCGGCCGCAAGGAAGGCGCGAGGCTCGTCACCGGCGGCGAGAAGGTTGGCGAGCGCGGCTATTTCATCAGCCCCACCGTGTTCGCCGATGTCGCGCACGAGATGCGGATCTCGCAGGAGGAGATCTTCGGCCCCGTCGTCAGCGTCATCAAGTTCACCGACGAGGCCGATGCTTTACGGATCGCTAACGGCACGGCCTACAGCCTCGCCGCCGGCGTCTGGAGCCGCGACATCGGCAGGCTCCAACGCTTCGCCAAGCGGGCGCGGGCGGGCACGGTCTGGATGAATACCTATGGCTATACCGACGTGCGCCTGCCCTGGGGCGGCGAGCGCGACTCCGGCCTCGGCCGCGAGCACGGCACCGCCGCGATCGACAATTTCACCGAGCCCAAGGCTGTCTGGATGAATCTGGCCGTCTGAAGACCTCCCGATCGGCCAATCCTGAGCCCGCCTGATCCGGTCAGGCGGGCTCTTTTTTGAGATCGATAAAATTGTCTGCAATCCCGTCAGCGGCGGCAAACCCTGCGGGCAAGAAGGCCTCTGCCTTAAACCTCGGCTTTGGAACCGGCGTGCATCCTCACCGCAAAAGGCTGGGGCATTGTCATGTCAATTTTCAAGGAGATCGTCGCGGCGGTCGCGGGAGTCTACGCGCTCCTGTTCGTCTGCGACGCATTGTTCGGCGTCGGCGAGACGCGCTTCGACGACAACTATTACAGCGCCAGCTTCTACGCGCCGAAGCCGAAGGAGTTTCGCTTCGCGAGCGACACGCCGCCGGCGGTGCGTGTCAGCGAAGCGTTCGCGCAGTTTGCGCCGAGCGAGGCAAAACCGGCCAAGCGTTACTCGTCGCTGACGACGATCATCCGCTAGGCGCGCTCGGCTGCATGATCTCCGGGATGCTGTCCCGCGCGTTGCGGGATCAGCAGCAGGCAGACCAGCATGAAGGCAGCGATCACAGCCGAGGCCATCGGCCGGCTCAGCGCCAGGCCGCCATGATCGAGCGGCTTGTCCAGGAAATCGCCGACCGTGGCGCCCAGCGGTCGCGTCAGGATGAAGGCGGCCCAGAACAGCGTCACGCGCGAGACGCGGGTCCAGACATAGAGCGCTGCGATGACTGCAAGCCCGGCCGCAAAGATCAGCGCGCCGCCGCGATAGCCCATGTCGCCGGTGTCGGCGATCCAGTCGCCGAGCGCGGTGCCGAGCGTCTGCGAAAAAGTGATCGCGCCCCAATAGAAGGCCTCGACCCTCGGCGTGCTGACGCTGTTGACCGAGATCGTTCCCTCGGCGCGATACCATAGGCCAAGCACCAGCATGAGGCAGGTGAGGAGCAGCGTCGATCCGCCCGTGTATCCGATGCCGAGCGAGCGGTCGGCGAAGTCGGCCATGGTCGTGCCGAAGGTGGTCGAGGCGACGATGGTGGCCCAATACAGGGCCGGGTGGAATTTGTCTGCGCGGATTTGTGCCGCAACCAGACCGATCATGACCGCCAGGAACAGGCAGGTTCCTGCGAGATAGCCCCAGTTCAACGTCATCGTGACGGTGTCGCCGCCAGTCTCGCCCAGCGTCGTGGCCGCGATCTTGATGATCCAGAAGCCGAGCGTGACTGCGGGGACCTTGCTCTCGCTGGCGGCACCGCTCTTCCAAGAATCCTGCATGCTATCCTCCTTGTTGCGTCAGCCGGGGATTCCGCCCGCGGCTGACGCGTCCGATTGATGGGTCGGAAGCGGCATCAGGCCTTGGCGACGCCATCCATCACCGCGAGCAGCTCTGTGATTGCCTGCTTGCATTTCGCGGCATCCGGCGATCCCGCGCGCAGCGCCTCCAGCGCGCGATCGATCGCCTTGTCGACCGTGTGCCAGTCGGCAGCCGCGCGCGGCTTCAGTCCAGCTTCGGCTTCGTCCCATTTGGTCTCGAGGTCCTTGATGCGCGTCTTGGCGCCGGGCAGGTCGCCCTTGTCGATCAGTGCTGCGACGTCGACCACGATGGTCCGGAATGGCGTGAGATCGCCGAGCTTGGCGGTCGCGGCCTCCACGAGCGGCACGAAGGTGAAGTGCTGGCTCGCGTGCATGTTTGGCTCGCCGGTGAAAGTTGTGAGCAGGCAGACGGCGACGGCGGGAATAAGCTTCATCATGTCGTTCTCCAGTTGGCTCCTGCTTCTGTGCAGGTAGTGTTGAAGTCGTGATTGGGATTATTGCGCGGGATCGACGCGGCGCGCGCCGTCGCCTTCGAACGTTACCCAGGCGACGAGGCCGACGATCACGGTCAGGAAGACGATGCTGGTCTGGATCGTGCCCAGGCCAATGCCGCCATATTCGCGCGCCTGCGACAGCAGATCGCCGAGCGAGGCGCCGAGCGGGCGCGTCAGGATGTAGGCGAGCCAGAAGGTGAGGACGGAATTGGCACCGACGGCGTAGGCCAGTGCCGCTGCCACGATCAGCGCGCCGAAGGCGACGACGCCGAGC
The genomic region above belongs to Bradyrhizobium arachidis and contains:
- a CDS encoding aldehyde dehydrogenase family protein — protein: MSVAYDFAHSPATEFMARPQHLLIDGRRVPASSGRTFKSLNPATGQVIATIAEGGEADVEHAVAAARRAFEGPWRTMRASERGQILLRWADLLKRNAEEIIELESIDAGKPISATMRQDFPAAVDTLIYYAGWADKISGDVVPVRDDALTYTMREPVGVVAAIVPWNFPLMIGMWKLAPALACGCTVVMKPAELTSLSALRIAELALEAGLPAGVFNVVTGPGRVVGDALVNHPDVDKVTFTGSPGVGRGIMKGAASNFKRVSLELGGKSANVIFDDADLEAASKAAASGIFFNAGQVCSAGSRVLVQERAYDEVVERLAARAKSIKIGDPLDRKTALGPVISEKQMKSILDYVDIGRKEGARLVTGGEKVGERGYFISPTVFADVAHEMRISQEEIFGPVVSVIKFTDEADALRIANGTAYSLAAGVWSRDIGRLQRFAKRARAGTVWMNTYGYTDVRLPWGGERDSGLGREHGTAAIDNFTEPKAVWMNLAV
- a CDS encoding COG4705 family protein encodes the protein MQDSWKSGAASESKVPAVTLGFWIIKIAATTLGETGGDTVTMTLNWGYLAGTCLFLAVMIGLVAAQIRADKFHPALYWATIVASTTFGTTMADFADRSLGIGYTGGSTLLLTCLMLVLGLWYRAEGTISVNSVSTPRVEAFYWGAITFSQTLGTALGDWIADTGDMGYRGGALIFAAGLAVIAALYVWTRVSRVTLFWAAFILTRPLGATVGDFLDKPLDHGGLALSRPMASAVIAAFMLVCLLLIPQRAGQHPGDHAAERA